The proteins below are encoded in one region of Conger conger chromosome 17, fConCon1.1, whole genome shotgun sequence:
- the LOC133116324 gene encoding uncharacterized protein LOC133116324, translating into MTEDEPHPQRSERETSPGLRQDSAPKPSPTEPTSAPKPSPTEPTSAPKPSPTEPTSAPKPSPTEPTSTPKPSPTEPTSTPKPSPTEPTSAPKPSPTEPTSAPKPSPTEPTSAPKPSPTEPTSTPKPSPTEPTSTPKPSPTEPTSAPKPSPTEPTSAPKPSPTEPTSAPKPSPTEPTSTPKPSPTEPTSAPKPSPTEPTSAPKPSPTEPTSAPKPSPTEPRGPKAGPFRSEPDLIPDLPSAALMQW; encoded by the exons ATGACC GAGGACGAGCCACATCCACAGCGCAGCGAGAGGGAAACAAGCCCAGGCCTCCGACAGGACAGCgcccccaaacccagccccacTGAACCGACCAGCgcccccaaacccagccctacTGAACCGACCAGCgcccccaaacccagccctacTGAACCGACCAGCgcccccaaacccagccccacTGAACCGACCAgcacccccaaacccagccccacTGAACCGACCAgcacccccaaacccagccccacTGAACCGACCAGCgcccccaaacccagccctacTGAACCGACCAGCgcccccaaacccagccccacTGAACCGACCAGCgcccccaaacccagccccacTGAACCGACCAgcacccccaaacccagccctacTGAACCGACCAgcacccccaaacccagccctacTGAACCGACCAGCgcccccaaacccagccctacTGAACCGACCAGCgcccccaaacccagccctacTGAACCGACCAGCgcccccaaacccagccccacTGAACCGACCAgcacccccaaacccagccccacTGAACCGACCAGCgcccccaaacccagccctacTGAACCGACCAGCgcccccaaacccagccccacTGAACCGACCAGCgcccccaaacccagccccacTGAACCGAGA GGTCCCAAAGCCGGCCCGTTCCGCAGCGAGCCGGACCTGATCCCGGACCTCCCATCTGCTGCATTAATGCAGTGGTGA